The sequence AAAAATCCCTTGCTGCCGAATACGATCTGCATTTTCTGGAAGAAGTGAAAAAATATGCATCTGATACAGTTCTTGCAGATATTCCTCCGGTTAAAATTTATTACCAATTGCTTTTGATGCTGGAGAATGATACGGATGACCGGCTTTTTACTGAATTCAAAGCACTTGTGGAAAAGCACCGACAGCTTTTTCCCCGTGAGGAAGTGAAAGATATTTATGCCTATGCCATCAATTATTGTATCAGAAAGATCAATCATGGAAATTTACAGTACCTGGAAGAATTGTTCAGCTTTTACCACTATGCCATTGATAAAAATCTGCTGTTGGAAAATGACCATCTCTCGCCCTGGGCTTTTAAAAACATGGTAGGAGTGGGGTTGCGTCTAAAAAAATTCGACTGGACGGAAAATTTTATAAAAACGTACCACAAGCGTTTGCATTCCGATTTTCAGCAAAATGCACTGCACTACAACCTGGCAGAATTGTATTACTATAATCAAGATCATGACAGGGCATTGACTGAACTCAACAAAGTTTCTTTTTCAGATGTATATTATCACCTGGACACAAAAAAACTGATGCTGAAGATCTATTATGAACAGGAAGAGATCGATGCATTTTATTCATTGTCCGCAGCATTTAAAATGCTGCTAAAGCGCAACAAGCTTATTTCATCCAGCAATAAAAAAGCTTATGAAAATTTTGTAAGTATTCTTGGCAAAATGATCAGGAAAGAAGTAAAACTTTTGCCAGACATAGAAATACAAATTAAGGAAACCGAATTGCTTGCTGATCGCAAATGGCTGAAAGAACAGTGGGGGCAAATGTCAGAAAAAAACCAAGCCTGATTTTCATGATCATTCTTTTGTAGTATTTTTTGATCAAAAGCCTTAGTTTTGGGCTCTAATTTTTTTGACTGAAAAATGGCCAAAAAGGAAAAATTTGAAGCTGCAATATCTACAATAGCCGGTAGCGGTTTCCCCGTTTTTTTACGGGCAATAAAAGCACACACAATTGATCCTGGATATAAATCAAGACTTTGGAAAAGTGCTGTTGTAAGTCTTATTGGCGAACCATTTCGCTGGACAGAAAAATTGCGCTACGGCAAGAAAATCCGTGATTTTGAAATAAAGCACGACCCGATTTTTATTTTGGGACACTGGCGCAGCGGCACTACCTTATTGCACAACTTAATTGCCCAGGATCCCAGGATGGGCTATGTAACCACCTATCAAAGTGTGTTTCCCAATTATACGCTCAGTAGCAGATGGCTTTGGCGCAATATGATGAAACTGATGATGCCGGACAAACGCGCTTCGGATAATGTTGAGCTTTCAGTCAACTACCCACAGGAAGAGGAATTTGCCATAGGCGGCATAAATTCTTATTCCTACTATAATTGGTGGTATTTTCCAAAAGATGCCCGCACACTTTTTAAGCAATTTATCTCTTTTGAAGCATCTGATGCTGCATTAAAGCAACAATGGAAAGATGATTATAAAGCCCTGGTGAAAAAATCCCTGATCAATCTGGAAAAAGAATGTTTTGTTTCTAAAAACCCACCGAATACCGGACGTATAGATACCCTTACAGAAATATTCCCTGATGCGCGTTTTATCCATATTTATCGCAATCCGGTAGCGGTGTTTATTTCCACTAAAAAATTCTTTACCGATACCATTCCACCCTTGCAGTTTCAGCGCATTTCAGAAGCAGAAATGGAAGAACTGATCTTTGATGTATATGAAATGCTGATGCGCAAATATTTAAAAGACAGGAAACTGTTGAATGAACAGCAATTGATTGAGATTCGTTATGAGGATTTTGAGAAAAATCCACTTCCATTTATTGAAAAGATATACAAACAACTTAAAATTCCTAACTTTAAGGAGGCTAAACCCGGTTTTGAAAAATACCTCCAGAAACAAAAGAAATTTGTCAGCAACAAGCACCAATTGAAACAGGAAACAGTTGACAAAATATTACAGAGGTGGGATTTTGCCATGAAAGCATTTAATTATGATATTCCCGGGAATATCGAAATCATAAAATAACAAACCATGAAAAAATTACTCTTAATTGCAATTGTCGTCACTACACAATTTTTTGCCTGGGCTGGCCCCGAAGATTTTGAAGGCAATATCACTTTCGGAATTGACCTTGAAGGAACCGGTACAGATATTTTAAAAGCTATGCTTCCCAACAGTTATGTTTACGTGCTTAAAGAAGATCAGATGATTTTTCGCATGGAAGGTGGAATGGCCGGTGGAATGCTGGGAGAGGTAATGATCAATGCCAATGATGGCCATCATTATGTGGTAAAACACAAAGAACAGACTGCCTACAAAATAGACCCAGAATCTATGAAAGAAGGAAAGTCAACACCAACAGATGCAGAAATCACTGCTTTGGATGAATACCAGGATATTGTGGGGTATAAATGCAGGAAATATAAAGTCACAGTCACTCAAGATGGTAAGAAAATGGATCAGTTCCTTTGGGCAACTACCGATATTAAAATCAAAGGGCAGGACGATATCAATCCTGAATTGAGCGGAAATATTTTTTACGAGGGCGTAAAAGGTTTTCCATTAAAAATGGAAACAACCATAGATAAAATGGGTATGAGCTTTAAGATGATAATGACTGCCAATTCAGTTCAGAAACAACAAATAGAAAGTGGAATATTCACCTTACCAGCTTCCTATAAAATTGAGCCTTTTGATGCTTCTAAAATGATGGGATTTTAAATAATTGATCTTTTGACCTTTTTTACTTTAATGTTGTTACAACTAATGTAACAACAATTATTATGCGATTAGAAGAAGAAATCAAACAGAAAAAGTTCAAGGATGAATTTCACAAACTGTTCATCAACCTGATCTACACCGGCAATTGGGTAAAAAACCTGGATGCCGCTTTATTGAAAAAACATCAACTAACATCACAGCAATACAATGTGCTGCGTATTTTGCGCGGTCAGTATCCCGAGCCTGTTTCAGTAAATTTGATAGTAAACCGGATGCTCGACAAGATGAGCAATGCTTCGCGCCTGGTTGAAAAGCTGCGCAAAAAAGAACTGGTTGAACGCAGGGAATGTCCTAAAGATAGGAGACAGGCAGAAGTTTTGATTACGGAAACGGGCTTGCAATTGCTTGATAAAATCGATAAAGAACTTACCGTTCAGGGCAATCGCTTCAAGCAGATCAGTAAAAAAGAAGCCAAAACAGTGAATGATATTTTGGATAAGTTGAGGGGGTGATTAATGATTGTCGTTTTAGAAATGATTTATACCAGTTGTGATTTTACCAGCCTATCCTACTAAAGTCATTCTGGTATGCATTCGTGTGGGTGAGTTTTTGAATGATTATCGTATTGGTAATGTATTTTCTAATTGATTTCAGTAAATTTAGGAACTGGAATTGAATGTTATTTTTTTACTCGATAATCGAGATTTAAATGCTCCGAGGCTTGCCTCGTAATCAAAAGTATTTTTTCCAAATAAATGCCTCGTGGGCTTGCCCCGAGGTTGTTTACTTTCATAGCAATCTATTTTTAAATGGATATGGTAAAAAGAGCAATCACTTACGGAATTTACCCCGTTGTTTTTGCAGCAGCGATGGTCTTTGCCCTGATAGGCATCAGCAGGGAGATGCATCCTGTATTGGTGCTTGGTGTAATTTTTTTGTCCACCGCGGCCATCATTACAATTTGTGAGCGGATTAACCCTTATTATTCAAGTTGGAACAAAAACCAGGATGATGTAAAGGTTGATTTGCTGCACATGCTGGTTTCTATGGTCTTTCTGAAACAGTTTCTTGAATTTCTGTTTTCACTCTTTCTGTTTTCATTTGCCATTTGGCTGGCGAATAATATTGGCTTTTCAATCTGGCCATCTGATTGGCATCTTTTACTACAGTTGCCGCTGGCTATGCTGATCATTGGTTTTTTTGAATACTGGTGGCATCGCGCGGCACATGAAATTCCATTCTTCTGGCGTTTTCATGCTACACACCATAGCCCTGGGCGATTGTACTGGGTAAATGCGGCACGTTTTCACCCGCTTGATACAACGGTCAGCTATGTGGTGACCACTGGCCCGCTTATTCTATTAGGTGTCAGCCCGGGATTGTTGTTACTGGTGGCTGCCTGGGTGAATGTACACGGCATGTTTCAGCACAGCAATATCCATCTAAAACTCGGCCCGCTCAACTGGATATTCAGTATGGCGGAATTGCACCGTTGGCATCATTCCAAAAAACTGGAAGAGGCCAATGCTAATTACGGCAACAATATCATTTTCTGGGACATTGTTTTCGGTACCAGATATTTCCCTAAAGAACGCAAACCTGCAGAAAATATAGGACTCTCAGGCATGGATAATTTTCCCAAAGACTATGTTGGGCAAATTCTTTCTCCTTTTAAGTGGAAGGAAATAGAACAGGGGCAAGCAGAGGATAAGAAAGTGCATAATCCACTTTTGCAGGATTGACCACAAACTGTTCTTTCGGATTTCCGAAAAGGATTGTTCAGGTAGATTGAGACTTCAAACTACATAAAATCAACTACTCCACTTCAATTTCTTTTTCTTTAGTGGAAAAGCCCTTGCTGATTTGTTTGGCTTTTCTGTTTCCTGCCATTATCCCCAATTTGATCATCAGGCGTTTCTTAAATGGGGTTTTGGCAATTCGTCTTTTGTCTTTCAGCACATTGTCAAAGAAATCTTTGGAATACATTATGGCAAATCCAGCACAGGGCACATGACCTAGGTTTTTGCCATAGATTTTTTTATACACCTCAGCTCCATTGTCTTTCATATTTTGATAGGTAATTTCCGTATTGGCCGCCAATACAATATCATCACCCTCGCAGGCACAGAGCAAAACAGGAGCTTCTGGTTTCCAGTTGTGCAAGTTGTTTTCCGCCATTTTTTTCACAAAAGGGGAATTGGAATCACTGGTCAGCATTGCCAATAAGCTGTCCTCGATCATCTCGGAAGGCACACCCGGTAATTTATCATTGAGGATATTGAAATCCATATCCTCCGGATTTTCAAAATACTTCCTTAAATCCTCGCGATATTCCGCCTTAAATACATTGTAAATATCGCCCTGCCAGAGTTCTGGGTAAACATCATTATAGCTCACCAGCAAATAGGGCAAATAATAGGCATCTTTGTATTCTTCATATATGGTTTCTGATTGCGTGCCCGTCATGTCAAAAGCCCCTGCCAGCGGAGCAGATGCTGTGATTTTTAAATTGGAATAGGCGGGTGTTTCCATCATTTTGTGTGTGGCCATAGCTGCATGTCCGCCCTGGGAATAGCCGGTAACAAACAAGTTGCCATCAGTCTCAATTTTCAATTCGGGCAAGAGCTTTTCCCTACAGGCTTTGATCATATAAATAACGGCATTGGCTTCCGTTTCGGCATGTTGATAGATATGTCTTTTGTCGCCACCGCCCAGGCCGTAGTAAAAGGGGAAATAAGACACGTAGCCATCTGCTGCAAAAATGATGCTCACCATTTGCTCGTCATCATCCAGTCCACGCTTTTCCTTTATGGCCATGCGTGTACCGTGGCAGTATGCTACTTCCGGTTTTGCACCTTTTGATTTTGGGATAAAAACAATGCCTTTTGCTTTTACATAGCTTTTATTCACCCATTTGCCGTAATAAGTTACTTCATACATTTCCACGGCATTGCGAATCGGAGCAAATGTTTTGGGGATTTCCTTTTTTTCAAAGAAGCGTTCCAGCGAATCTATGCTATAGGTATAGAGTAATTCATACTCGACTAACAATTCATTGTCTGCTTTTTTATAGCTTTCTGCACTTGTATTGGCAGCAATTAAAAGCAATAGGCCAATAAGTAATATGGGTATTTTCATTGAAATTTTGTGGGTTTTTATTTTTTCTTTCTTACGGACAATGCATCATTTTCTACTTCTCCGGTTTCCTTCATTTTCTTTTTTCCTTTTCTATTGGCACTCATTATGCCCAGGTTGAGGAAGAACCTTTTTGGAAAACGCACTTTGGCAATTCTTTTTCTATCATTGCGAATATTATCAAAAAAGGATTTGGAGTAAATAATTGTAAAAGGTGCGCAGGGATTGTGTGCCAGATGTTTGCCAAACATTCTCTTATACACTTCAGCGCCATTTTCCTTTAAATTTTCATAAGCCACTTCCGTGTTTTGATACAATACCTCATTGTCGCCATAGCAAGCGCATAGCTGGATTGGGGCT is a genomic window of Chitinophagales bacterium containing:
- a CDS encoding sulfotransferase, yielding MAKKEKFEAAISTIAGSGFPVFLRAIKAHTIDPGYKSRLWKSAVVSLIGEPFRWTEKLRYGKKIRDFEIKHDPIFILGHWRSGTTLLHNLIAQDPRMGYVTTYQSVFPNYTLSSRWLWRNMMKLMMPDKRASDNVELSVNYPQEEEFAIGGINSYSYYNWWYFPKDARTLFKQFISFEASDAALKQQWKDDYKALVKKSLINLEKECFVSKNPPNTGRIDTLTEIFPDARFIHIYRNPVAVFISTKKFFTDTIPPLQFQRISEAEMEELIFDVYEMLMRKYLKDRKLLNEQQLIEIRYEDFEKNPLPFIEKIYKQLKIPNFKEAKPGFEKYLQKQKKFVSNKHQLKQETVDKILQRWDFAMKAFNYDIPGNIEIIK
- a CDS encoding lipase family protein encodes the protein MKIPILLIGLLLLIAANTSAESYKKADNELLVEYELLYTYSIDSLERFFEKKEIPKTFAPIRNAVEMYEVTYYGKWVNKSYVKAKGIVFIPKSKGAKPEVAYCHGTRMAIKEKRGLDDDEQMVSIIFAADGYVSYFPFYYGLGGGDKRHIYQHAETEANAVIYMIKACREKLLPELKIETDGNLFVTGYSQGGHAAMATHKMMETPAYSNLKITASAPLAGAFDMTGTQSETIYEEYKDAYYLPYLLVSYNDVYPELWQGDIYNVFKAEYREDLRKYFENPEDMDFNILNDKLPGVPSEMIEDSLLAMLTSDSNSPFVKKMAENNLHNWKPEAPVLLCACEGDDIVLAANTEITYQNMKDNGAEVYKKIYGKNLGHVPCAGFAIMYSKDFFDNVLKDKRRIAKTPFKKRLMIKLGIMAGNRKAKQISKGFSTKEKEIEVE
- a CDS encoding MarR family transcriptional regulator encodes the protein MRLEEEIKQKKFKDEFHKLFINLIYTGNWVKNLDAALLKKHQLTSQQYNVLRILRGQYPEPVSVNLIVNRMLDKMSNASRLVEKLRKKELVERRECPKDRRQAEVLITETGLQLLDKIDKELTVQGNRFKQISKKEAKTVNDILDKLRG
- a CDS encoding sterol desaturase family protein — encoded protein: MDMVKRAITYGIYPVVFAAAMVFALIGISREMHPVLVLGVIFLSTAAIITICERINPYYSSWNKNQDDVKVDLLHMLVSMVFLKQFLEFLFSLFLFSFAIWLANNIGFSIWPSDWHLLLQLPLAMLIIGFFEYWWHRAAHEIPFFWRFHATHHSPGRLYWVNAARFHPLDTTVSYVVTTGPLILLGVSPGLLLLVAAWVNVHGMFQHSNIHLKLGPLNWIFSMAELHRWHHSKKLEEANANYGNNIIFWDIVFGTRYFPKERKPAENIGLSGMDNFPKDYVGQILSPFKWKEIEQGQAEDKKVHNPLLQD
- a CDS encoding DUF4412 domain-containing protein, with protein sequence MKKLLLIAIVVTTQFFAWAGPEDFEGNITFGIDLEGTGTDILKAMLPNSYVYVLKEDQMIFRMEGGMAGGMLGEVMINANDGHHYVVKHKEQTAYKIDPESMKEGKSTPTDAEITALDEYQDIVGYKCRKYKVTVTQDGKKMDQFLWATTDIKIKGQDDINPELSGNIFYEGVKGFPLKMETTIDKMGMSFKMIMTANSVQKQQIESGIFTLPASYKIEPFDASKMMGF